A single Schistocerca piceifrons isolate TAMUIC-IGC-003096 chromosome 6, iqSchPice1.1, whole genome shotgun sequence DNA region contains:
- the LOC124803298 gene encoding uncharacterized protein LOC124803298, whose product MTSWSKQNTLHFIEAVRRHPCIWDVKIPDYKNTHKRYDEWEEIAKAFNVSRKECEDKWHNLKSQYSRELAKRKSSKGSGSATSNVYHTSWYAFESMQFIRDNYKPLSHRSTHEVVPVMEAPAREGDGEGEGEGSICFPFDVTEMEEVTFATPPEDIVEVETTPLISVPPHESGCATVPPCTTPSPSGSGRSSALKRARRDLDEDREGLLQTLRKVGDNLAGRKRDQFTHLGDLVANKLRFLYENGHTTIMARLENGIYRCLQEANNELINANAT is encoded by the exons ATGACTTCTTGGTCCaaacaaaatacactgcattttataGAGGCAGTGCGCAGGCATCCCTGTATATGGGATGTGAAAATACCAGACTATAAGAACACTCACAAAAGGTACGACGAGTGGGAGGAAATTGCCAAGGCATTTAACGTGTCAAGGAAGGAATGTGAGGACAAGTGGCATAATTTAAAAAGCCAATATAGTCGCGAGTTAGCGAAACGGAAGAGCAGCAAAGGAAGTGGAAGTGCTACAAGCAATGTGTACCACACTTCATGGTATGCTTTTGAAAGTATGCAGTTCATAAGAGACAATTACAAACCACTCTCTCATAGGAGCACACATGAAGTAGTACCA GTCATGGAAGCCCCAGCCAGAGAAGGAGAtggtgaaggagaaggagaaggaagcaTTTGTTTCCCTTTCGATGTCACAGAAATGGAGGAGGTGACATTTGCCACGCCCCCAGAAGACATTGTGGAAGTGGAAACCACTCCGCTCATCTCTGTGCCTCCACATGAAAGTGGATGTGCAACCGTGCCACCTTGTACCACTCCAAGTCCGAGTGGAAGTGGTAGATCAAGTGCACTGAAGAGAGCCAGGAGAGACCTGGATGAAGACCGAGAAGGTCTTTTACAGACCTTAAGAAAAGTTGGCGACAATTTAGCAGGCAGGAAAAGGGACCAGTTTACCCACTTGGGTGACTTGGTCGCCAATAAGCTAAGATTTCTGTATGAAAATGGCCATACTACAATTATGGCAAGACTTGAGAACGGAATCTACAGATGTTTGCAGGAGGCAAACAATGAACTAATAAATGCAAATGCTACATAA